One genomic region from Chthonomonas calidirosea T49 encodes:
- a CDS encoding beta-galactosidase — translation MYFGNAWYPEHWPEERWPEDVRLMRDLGMNVCRIAEFAWSTMEPIEGHYRLDWLERAVDLLHRNGIAVVLGTPTAAPPAWLTHRYPETLTILPNGRPMQHGNRCHGSPNSPVFVKYSRLIVEQMARRFGKDERVIGWQIDNEYGHADYSEEARRQFHAFLKERYGSLEALNEAWATAYWSQSYDNWEEIPLPIGPHNPGLMLDFRRFVTHTWRRFQKVQVDTIRAYARPEQWITSNYMGWYEDFDHYLLAEDLDMVSWDWYIGTGHHDYLTTGALHDLTRGLKRRNFWVMETQPGSVNWASVNNVLYRGEARVMAFHAVAHGADALLYWQWRAAPGGQEQLHGCLIGADGKPRPFYEEAKEIGADFAKVSDVLRNTEVRNEVAILHSYDARWAVNFQRHHRDFDPVNYLYQWYRPLASRQIGADVLRPEAELAGYRVVIAPALMVLSEEVVQNLVTYVARGGLLVLTPRCGQRDIHNRLYPYLQPGPLREIAGVEVEEYYALDEEVPVKVALGDVLEGQGRIWAERLRPLSDRTEILGHYGVSNGWLDGRPALTWHPHESGGGVLYVGAWLEETLQKALTDWLVSRAHLQTSYHDVPEGVEVAKRVAPDNSRTLYFVINHTRRSHTLPMRTPLRPPLTDLISGVRFDESIHLAPYAVHLFEVR, via the coding sequence ATGTATTTTGGAAATGCCTGGTATCCAGAGCATTGGCCGGAAGAGCGCTGGCCAGAGGATGTTCGCTTGATGCGCGATCTGGGTATGAACGTTTGCCGCATTGCGGAGTTCGCCTGGTCTACCATGGAGCCCATTGAGGGGCACTATCGGCTAGATTGGCTGGAACGTGCGGTGGACTTGCTGCATCGCAACGGCATCGCCGTTGTGTTGGGTACCCCCACTGCGGCCCCACCCGCTTGGCTTACCCATCGGTATCCTGAGACGCTAACTATCTTGCCCAATGGGCGCCCCATGCAGCACGGCAACCGCTGCCATGGCTCTCCGAACAGTCCGGTGTTTGTTAAGTACAGTCGGCTGATTGTAGAGCAGATGGCCAGGCGTTTCGGTAAAGATGAACGAGTGATCGGATGGCAGATAGACAATGAGTACGGCCATGCCGACTATTCCGAGGAGGCGCGACGCCAGTTTCATGCCTTTCTCAAGGAGCGTTACGGCTCTTTAGAGGCGTTGAATGAGGCATGGGCTACCGCTTACTGGAGTCAGTCCTACGACAACTGGGAGGAGATTCCTCTTCCAATAGGCCCCCACAATCCAGGGTTGATGCTGGATTTTCGACGCTTTGTAACCCACACATGGCGACGCTTTCAGAAGGTGCAGGTGGATACGATCCGTGCTTATGCACGACCCGAACAGTGGATTACCTCCAATTACATGGGGTGGTATGAGGATTTTGACCACTACCTTTTGGCCGAGGACCTCGATATGGTCTCGTGGGACTGGTATATCGGCACTGGACATCACGATTATCTCACAACAGGAGCTTTGCACGACCTAACGCGAGGGCTAAAGCGTCGCAACTTTTGGGTGATGGAGACTCAGCCAGGCAGCGTGAACTGGGCTAGCGTTAATAACGTGCTGTATCGCGGAGAGGCGAGGGTAATGGCTTTCCATGCGGTGGCGCACGGTGCCGACGCGTTGCTTTATTGGCAGTGGCGCGCAGCTCCTGGGGGCCAAGAGCAGCTGCATGGCTGCCTGATCGGGGCCGATGGCAAGCCGCGCCCCTTCTATGAGGAGGCCAAGGAGATCGGTGCCGATTTTGCCAAAGTGTCCGACGTACTCCGAAATACAGAGGTACGCAACGAAGTAGCCATTCTTCACTCCTACGATGCGCGGTGGGCGGTGAATTTTCAACGTCATCATCGCGATTTCGACCCGGTGAACTATCTTTATCAGTGGTATCGTCCCCTAGCTTCTCGGCAGATCGGAGCGGATGTTCTTCGTCCTGAGGCGGAGCTAGCTGGCTATCGGGTTGTGATCGCACCGGCGCTCATGGTGCTATCGGAAGAGGTGGTTCAGAACTTGGTGACGTACGTGGCACGGGGAGGCTTGTTGGTGTTGACGCCGCGCTGTGGGCAGAGAGATATTCATAACCGCCTTTATCCTTATCTACAGCCGGGGCCGTTGCGGGAGATCGCCGGCGTTGAGGTGGAGGAGTACTATGCATTGGACGAGGAGGTGCCGGTGAAGGTTGCATTGGGCGACGTGCTGGAGGGGCAGGGACGTATTTGGGCGGAGCGCCTGCGCCCATTGAGCGACCGGACGGAGATTTTGGGTCACTATGGTGTCTCGAACGGTTGGTTAGACGGCCGCCCGGCGCTGACGTGGCATCCGCATGAAAGCGGGGGAGGCGTGCTGTATGTGGGGGCTTGGTTGGAGGAGACGTTACAAAAAGCCCTCACAGATTGGCTCGTCTCCAGGGCTCATCTGCAGACCAGTTATCACGATGTGCCGGAAGGAGTAGAAGTAGCAAAGCGCGTGGCGCCAGATAACAGCCGAACCCTCTACTTTGTGATCAACCACACACGTCGTTCGCACACGTTGCCGATGCGCACTCCTCTGCGGCCTCCGCTCACCGACCTTATCTCCGGAGTGCGTTTCGATGAGAGCATTCACCTAGCGCCGTATGCCGTACACCTTTTTGAGGTACGATAG
- a CDS encoding carboxypeptidase-like regulatory domain-containing protein, which translates to MKVGRYLLLGFAAAGFGVALTGCGGGGGSLGTRSTTSLTGTVTVPSGTPTRGVSFRATSTNVPLPGANVSLYDITQGGANALSGPPVATTTTDSNGNYQFQNLPAGHNFVVQASKTVTSTGTPTTITVATYASTNASSSNGPAVADADENTTLAVGYLLQQLKANLASNTANLGTLVSQFVQQVLAQEQAGHGPNIDLTKQLTDQENVAEQVEQEEAQAVIGGAYVGQPPSQAASDEENEGKAVHALVDLVVDTTHSTVQGVLVLADSGGHVSDADSFSATLQSDGSFTATTTDASYTVNGAVDGEEMHGHWASANGQLDGHWEATHASAQSDSGGGSTPPPPPAGSGSSTGSQSGSQDNTNTLTGTPGAAYVGTFTAQATGSSSGPSGSWFLFLFPNKELLLYAHDNTDTTLPHNQKVVLAFGSLGSNNTLSLAPVFPLASGASASATISASAALGQPSLQGSWSCSGLVSGNVFNGSGTWTATLF; encoded by the coding sequence ATGAAAGTTGGTCGTTACCTGCTTTTAGGTTTCGCTGCCGCTGGTTTTGGTGTGGCTTTAACAGGGTGTGGCGGTGGAGGAGGCTCTTTAGGGACGCGGAGCACCACCAGTCTTACCGGAACGGTGACCGTGCCATCCGGAACCCCAACGCGCGGCGTTAGTTTCCGAGCGACGTCCACGAATGTGCCGCTGCCCGGCGCCAATGTCAGCCTCTACGATATTACCCAAGGAGGCGCCAATGCGCTTAGCGGGCCTCCGGTTGCCACCACGACAACCGATTCCAACGGAAACTACCAGTTCCAGAACCTGCCCGCGGGGCATAATTTCGTGGTGCAGGCCAGCAAAACCGTTACCAGCACGGGCACTCCCACGACCATAACGGTGGCTACCTATGCTTCCACAAATGCCTCCTCATCGAATGGCCCTGCTGTGGCCGATGCCGACGAAAACACGACATTGGCAGTGGGCTACTTGCTGCAACAGCTCAAAGCGAATCTGGCCTCCAATACGGCCAATCTCGGCACGTTGGTAAGCCAGTTTGTGCAGCAGGTGCTTGCGCAAGAGCAGGCGGGGCACGGACCCAATATTGACCTTACCAAACAACTTACCGACCAAGAAAATGTGGCCGAACAGGTCGAGCAAGAGGAGGCACAAGCGGTGATCGGCGGAGCTTATGTGGGGCAACCTCCGTCGCAGGCGGCCTCCGATGAGGAGAACGAGGGGAAAGCGGTTCATGCTCTCGTAGACCTCGTGGTAGATACGACTCACTCTACCGTGCAGGGCGTCCTTGTGTTGGCCGATAGTGGAGGGCATGTCTCCGATGCGGATAGCTTTTCTGCGACGCTCCAGTCGGACGGATCCTTTACAGCCACGACAACTGATGCCTCTTACACCGTGAACGGTGCTGTGGACGGGGAAGAGATGCACGGGCATTGGGCTTCCGCGAACGGGCAGTTGGATGGCCATTGGGAAGCGACTCACGCCTCGGCGCAGAGCGATTCGGGTGGTGGCAGCACACCGCCTCCACCGCCAGCCGGTTCTGGAAGCTCGACCGGTAGCCAAAGTGGCTCTCAAGACAACACGAACACTCTCACGGGGACTCCGGGCGCCGCCTACGTGGGCACATTTACCGCCCAGGCTACTGGCAGTTCATCGGGGCCTTCTGGCTCGTGGTTCCTTTTCCTCTTTCCTAACAAGGAGTTACTTTTGTATGCCCACGACAACACCGATACCACGTTGCCTCATAATCAAAAGGTGGTGCTTGCCTTCGGTAGTCTTGGCTCAAACAACACGCTGTCTCTGGCGCCCGTATTTCCGTTGGCGAGCGGTGCGAGTGCCTCGGCCACTATCTCCGCCAGTGCAGCGTTAGGGCAACCCTCGCTACAAGGGAGTTGGAGCTGTAGCGGTTTGGTGTCGGGGAATGTATTCAACGGTTCCGGCACGTGGACAGCGACGCTCTTCTAA
- a CDS encoding aminopeptidase C, whose amino-acid sequence MAKKATSNKGPLCPEHLEQMRRDFQANPIFRMAMNAVCKTPINQVALNRHVVTRTNHTFSHMVKTGAATSQERSGRCWLFAALNTLRMTAAEQMNLEDFEFSQNHLMFWDKLEKANYFLENILKTLDEPTDGRLINWLLQSPIQDGGQWDMFVNLVHKYGLVPKSIMPETESSSNTPSMNHYITAKLREDAAELRKAHSKGAKEAKLRERKAEMMNEVYRMLCIHLGEPPQEFLWQWRDKDKVFHRDGVITPHEFMQRHVPVDLEERVCLIHCPILDYNKLYTIEYLGNVVEGHIVRYLNVELPVMKKAAISMIKDGKPVWFGCDVGKHFDRDLGLMDLELHDLESLYGVSFGMDKATRLNYGHSQMTHAMVFTGVDLDEEERPRKWRVENSWGDKGGDKGFMVMTDPWFDEYTYEVVVEKSYVEPKILKALDTKPIPLPPWHPMGSLACA is encoded by the coding sequence ATGGCAAAAAAAGCGACTTCGAATAAAGGCCCTCTCTGCCCAGAACACCTGGAACAGATGCGCCGTGACTTTCAAGCTAACCCTATCTTTCGAATGGCAATGAACGCGGTCTGCAAAACCCCAATCAACCAGGTGGCCTTAAATCGCCATGTGGTTACCCGCACCAACCACACCTTTTCGCATATGGTGAAAACAGGCGCGGCCACGAGCCAAGAAAGAAGCGGACGCTGCTGGCTCTTTGCCGCGCTGAACACCCTGCGGATGACCGCAGCGGAACAGATGAACCTTGAGGACTTCGAGTTTTCTCAAAACCACCTCATGTTCTGGGATAAGCTGGAAAAGGCCAACTATTTCTTAGAAAATATTCTCAAAACGCTTGATGAACCTACCGATGGCCGCCTTATTAACTGGCTTCTACAATCGCCTATCCAAGATGGCGGACAGTGGGATATGTTTGTCAACCTTGTGCACAAGTACGGGCTCGTCCCCAAAAGCATCATGCCCGAAACGGAGAGCAGCAGTAATACACCTAGCATGAACCATTACATCACCGCCAAGCTGCGCGAAGATGCTGCCGAGCTACGTAAAGCCCATAGCAAGGGCGCTAAAGAGGCCAAACTGCGTGAGCGCAAAGCCGAGATGATGAACGAAGTCTACCGTATGCTTTGCATCCACCTCGGCGAACCCCCTCAAGAATTTCTTTGGCAATGGCGTGACAAAGATAAAGTCTTTCATCGTGACGGGGTCATTACCCCCCACGAGTTCATGCAGCGTCATGTGCCCGTAGATCTCGAAGAGCGAGTCTGTCTGATCCATTGCCCTATTCTAGATTACAACAAGCTTTACACAATTGAGTATCTGGGCAATGTGGTAGAAGGCCACATTGTACGCTATCTCAACGTAGAGCTTCCCGTTATGAAAAAAGCCGCCATCTCCATGATAAAGGATGGCAAACCGGTTTGGTTCGGATGCGACGTAGGGAAACACTTCGATCGCGACTTGGGGCTTATGGACTTAGAGCTGCACGATCTGGAGAGCCTCTATGGGGTCTCCTTTGGCATGGATAAGGCTACCCGCCTGAACTACGGCCATAGCCAGATGACACACGCCATGGTGTTTACTGGCGTAGACCTCGACGAGGAGGAGCGTCCGCGTAAGTGGCGTGTGGAGAACAGTTGGGGCGATAAAGGCGGCGATAAGGGCTTCATGGTGATGACCGATCCTTGGTTTGATGAATACACCTACGAGGTGGTAGTAGAAAAGTCGTATGTCGAGCCGAAAATTCTTAAAGCTCTCGATACGAAGCCCATTCCTCTGCCTCCCTGGCATCCGATGGGGTCACTGGCTTGCGCCTAA
- the folD gene encoding bifunctional methylenetetrahydrofolate dehydrogenase/methenyltetrahydrofolate cyclohydrolase FolD, whose product MSEQTERKATLLDGTATARAIRAEIAEAVRAFKQERGIVPHLAAVLIGDNPASETYVAMKQKACGWVGMESSVHRLPSDTTQEEAEALVERLNADPHVHGILVQHPLPKHLHETAVLDKVSVEKDIDGISRMSLGALVNGEPAFPACTPAGIIELLDRYRIPIEGKHAVVVGRSIILGKPMALLLLNRNATVTICHSRTPNLAEQTRQADILVAAVGRAEMITGDMIRPGAVVIDAGYNRVEGRSGDVGDVHFESAAQVASYITPVPGGVGPMTIAMLLRNTLLAAMGNYPATK is encoded by the coding sequence TTGAGCGAACAGACGGAACGAAAAGCCACTTTACTCGACGGTACCGCTACAGCGCGAGCGATCCGCGCTGAGATCGCCGAGGCTGTACGCGCGTTTAAACAGGAACGGGGCATTGTGCCACATCTGGCAGCGGTGCTCATCGGCGATAACCCCGCCTCAGAAACCTATGTGGCCATGAAACAGAAGGCCTGTGGATGGGTCGGTATGGAATCGTCGGTGCATCGCCTTCCCTCCGACACCACTCAGGAGGAGGCTGAAGCGCTTGTAGAGCGTCTCAATGCAGACCCCCACGTCCATGGCATTCTCGTGCAGCATCCACTACCGAAACATCTGCACGAGACGGCCGTGCTCGATAAGGTATCGGTAGAGAAGGACATTGACGGCATCAGCCGCATGAGTTTAGGCGCCCTCGTCAACGGCGAGCCGGCCTTCCCCGCCTGCACACCCGCCGGCATCATTGAGCTGCTGGATCGCTACCGTATCCCTATCGAGGGCAAACACGCAGTGGTCGTAGGACGCAGCATTATCCTAGGAAAACCTATGGCCCTTCTTCTCCTAAACCGTAATGCAACCGTTACCATCTGTCATTCCCGCACACCGAATTTGGCCGAGCAGACTCGCCAAGCCGACATACTCGTTGCCGCGGTGGGACGTGCTGAGATGATAACCGGCGACATGATTCGCCCCGGCGCGGTGGTTATAGATGCCGGTTACAATCGCGTAGAGGGCCGTAGCGGGGATGTGGGCGACGTGCACTTCGAATCGGCTGCGCAAGTTGCTTCCTATATTACTCCGGTTCCAGGCGGAGTCGGCCCCATGACCATCGCCATGTTGCTGCGCAACACGCTCCTTGCCGCCATGGGGAACTATCCGGCCACCAAATAG
- the nusB gene encoding transcription antitermination factor NusB, producing the protein MRISVRRLAREWALKVLYQYDVGDGDLHEVLMTAMDHLRQDFVHLGSRTSSGSPFEEICLDVLTQPLLPRLPHFHLALARLYAFVAAALLGEAPWWQEQLLERALRNKLPAGALQPPYLLSALPKRAFLPPSGHPLEADYEALSPQEKTELEQFLHEMREGLPRHLESLLRGIGRQEAKRILDSLPPSASLEETRNLLLAQREEFNRQQIARWRRIADTVRHYLELWLRTAPFATQLVLDVSQHRNQLDEAIGETAVGWRLERLVAVDRNILRIGACELLIRRELPAAVIINEAVELAKKYSTADSGRFVNGVLSAMADKLAAAPTPSPQLMEQEETLIEMELDGKDES; encoded by the coding sequence ATGCGAATTAGCGTGCGCCGATTAGCGCGTGAATGGGCTTTGAAAGTGCTTTATCAATACGATGTGGGCGATGGTGACCTCCATGAGGTGCTTATGACGGCCATGGATCACCTTCGTCAGGATTTTGTACATCTCGGGTCGCGTACCAGCAGCGGCTCCCCTTTCGAGGAGATCTGTTTAGACGTTCTCACACAGCCTCTGCTGCCTCGACTTCCTCACTTTCATCTCGCGTTGGCGCGCCTTTATGCGTTTGTAGCAGCCGCTCTGCTCGGAGAGGCTCCGTGGTGGCAGGAGCAGCTTCTGGAAAGGGCCTTGCGGAACAAACTGCCCGCAGGAGCTTTGCAACCCCCCTATCTGCTCTCTGCTCTCCCCAAGCGAGCTTTCTTGCCACCTTCAGGCCATCCGCTAGAAGCCGATTATGAAGCCCTAAGCCCTCAAGAGAAGACGGAACTAGAGCAGTTTCTCCACGAGATGCGCGAAGGTCTGCCTCGTCACCTCGAAAGCCTTCTGCGTGGCATCGGTCGCCAAGAGGCGAAACGCATTTTGGATTCGCTGCCTCCCTCTGCGTCCCTCGAAGAGACCCGCAACCTCTTGCTAGCCCAACGCGAGGAGTTTAATCGGCAGCAGATAGCGCGTTGGCGTCGTATTGCAGATACGGTGAGGCACTATCTTGAACTATGGCTTCGTACCGCTCCCTTTGCTACCCAACTGGTACTCGACGTGTCTCAACACCGCAATCAGCTCGATGAGGCCATCGGAGAGACGGCCGTAGGGTGGCGGCTGGAACGCCTCGTTGCGGTAGATCGCAACATCCTCCGCATTGGCGCTTGCGAGTTGCTGATCCGACGCGAGCTTCCAGCTGCCGTTATCATCAACGAGGCCGTGGAGCTGGCCAAAAAGTATAGCACCGCCGATTCGGGCCGCTTCGTCAACGGAGTGTTGAGCGCAATGGCCGATAAGCTCGCCGCCGCTCCAACGCCATCACCCCAGCTCATGGAACAGGAAGAGACCCTCATCGAAATGGAACTTGACGGAAAGGACGAGAGTTGA
- a CDS encoding WecB/TagA/CpsF family glycosyltransferase yields MTDLQTQADGKTVPAITILGLPVHRVDMQGALDIVERFIQERTPRHIITADASMLVMAQEDRELRSILLSADLITPDSAGVLWAAKRQGTPLAERVSGVELVERFCVLSAQKGYRLYFLGAAPGIAAAAAERMRLRYPGVQIVGAHHGFFGPEENEAILDEIRRCQPDILCVALGIPKQEKWIAAYQRTLGVPVAIGVGGTFDVLSGKVRRAPLWMRRLHLEWLWRLLNNPRKLSKVLLLPRFVRLVWRSQRTQQPLKTG; encoded by the coding sequence ATGACCGACCTTCAGACCCAGGCGGACGGCAAAACAGTTCCCGCCATCACCATCTTGGGGCTTCCTGTCCATCGCGTGGACATGCAGGGGGCTCTTGATATCGTAGAGCGATTTATTCAGGAGCGAACGCCTCGGCACATTATCACTGCGGACGCATCCATGTTGGTGATGGCGCAGGAGGACAGAGAGCTACGCTCGATTTTACTCTCTGCTGACCTTATAACGCCGGATAGCGCAGGGGTGCTTTGGGCGGCGAAGCGGCAGGGAACGCCCTTGGCGGAACGCGTATCGGGCGTTGAGCTTGTGGAACGGTTTTGCGTGCTTTCCGCTCAGAAGGGCTATCGCCTCTACTTTCTCGGTGCAGCTCCCGGCATTGCGGCGGCGGCAGCCGAGCGCATGCGCCTGCGATATCCGGGCGTTCAAATTGTGGGGGCGCATCATGGATTTTTCGGCCCGGAAGAGAACGAGGCTATCCTTGATGAGATACGTCGCTGCCAACCCGACATCCTTTGTGTGGCCTTGGGGATCCCGAAACAGGAGAAGTGGATAGCCGCCTATCAACGCACGCTTGGTGTGCCGGTGGCGATCGGCGTGGGAGGAACCTTCGATGTGCTCTCCGGAAAGGTGCGGCGTGCTCCTCTGTGGATGCGCCGGCTTCATTTGGAGTGGCTATGGCGGTTGTTAAACAACCCGCGCAAACTGAGCAAGGTGCTGCTGCTACCGCGTTTTGTAAGGCTGGTGTGGCGTTCTCAAAGGACGCAGCAGCCTCTTAAGACCGGTTAG
- a CDS encoding Gfo/Idh/MocA family protein, which yields MAKKVRVGVIGTGGIANGAHLPGYASIPDECEIVALCDINPEALQRTAQRYPQVKHLFDDYRKLLELDEIDAVSVCTHNAAHYGPTVDALKAGKHVLCEKPIAINTQEAKEMVETARKQGKILQVGFNSRFSPTHQALKRFVDAGDLGDIYYARVQALRVRGIPGWGVFTDKEKQGGGPLIDIGVHVIDLALWFMGHPKPISATGVTYQKLGNRDLVGFMGQWDYKNFTVEDLAVGFVRFENGLTMTIESSFAANWKQDTLNITLLGTDGGLETSPPTIVQEKHKALYHFEPRVPGGGQQFNTYNAEIKSFVECVRDGKEPLVTGEQALIVAQITEAIYRSAETGKEVAIS from the coding sequence GTGGCTAAAAAAGTTCGAGTGGGTGTGATCGGCACAGGGGGTATTGCCAATGGAGCGCATCTCCCTGGCTATGCTAGCATCCCTGATGAGTGTGAGATTGTGGCTCTTTGTGACATCAATCCAGAAGCGCTTCAACGCACCGCCCAGCGTTATCCCCAAGTAAAGCATCTGTTCGACGATTACCGCAAGCTACTGGAGCTCGACGAGATTGATGCGGTCTCTGTTTGCACGCACAACGCGGCACACTACGGGCCTACCGTGGATGCGCTGAAGGCCGGCAAGCATGTGCTCTGCGAGAAGCCTATCGCCATCAACACTCAGGAGGCGAAAGAGATGGTGGAGACGGCGCGCAAACAGGGCAAAATTTTGCAGGTCGGCTTCAACTCGCGCTTTTCGCCTACCCATCAGGCACTGAAGCGATTCGTAGATGCGGGTGATCTGGGCGATATCTACTATGCACGTGTGCAGGCCCTGCGCGTGCGCGGCATTCCCGGTTGGGGCGTTTTTACCGATAAAGAAAAGCAGGGTGGAGGGCCTCTCATAGATATTGGAGTGCACGTGATCGATCTTGCGCTCTGGTTTATGGGGCATCCGAAGCCCATTAGCGCTACCGGTGTGACCTACCAGAAACTGGGAAATCGCGACCTGGTTGGGTTTATGGGCCAATGGGATTATAAGAACTTCACCGTGGAGGACTTGGCCGTTGGCTTTGTGCGATTCGAGAACGGTCTTACCATGACGATCGAGTCAAGTTTCGCCGCCAACTGGAAGCAAGACACCTTAAATATCACGCTCCTAGGCACGGACGGTGGCCTCGAAACAAGCCCTCCCACCATTGTGCAGGAGAAGCATAAAGCGCTCTATCACTTCGAGCCGCGTGTGCCTGGCGGAGGCCAGCAGTTCAACACCTACAACGCCGAGATCAAGTCGTTTGTGGAGTGCGTTCGCGATGGCAAGGAGCCGCTGGTAACCGGCGAGCAAGCCCTGATCGTGGCGCAGATCACCGAGGCCATCTATCGCTCTGCAGAAACAGGCAAAGAAGTCGCTATCTCCTGA
- a CDS encoding MFS transporter produces the protein MEAPTETPPERPEERRETSQEAVVATTSAPSVGVKGLLLAIVCVAVFGELGYTTVNVSAMPVYIHDLGLGDHLVGIAMLSFLVTEGLLKSPFGILGDRFGRKVMMISGPLLSTATAVLTPYVHHPFALILLRIFDGIGAAALWPSAFSLIGDHVPESRRTAAMSYFNIAYLIGVAAGPFLGGAIDDLARHRLHLHGASPVRFSFYLASVLFLITSLVAVIVLPNDHPGASHAKATSEFDFKAFRAMMRRMPMILLMTFITFLGIGLIMAYVKLFLMEALGLTETDFGRMLLIPALLIAVLSAPMGALGDRLGKPLAIKIGIGTCAVSFWLMVLFLHRTTLPIYGTLLGLGFVLAFPAWMALVSSLSDASQRGAAIGAVGTAQALGTIVGIGAGSFLYRQPGFRMGFLVIPDHGWPFFGCAVMLLTAFLIALFTVQERPSTAAIEQE, from the coding sequence TTGGAAGCGCCCACAGAAACCCCACCTGAACGCCCTGAAGAGAGAAGGGAGACCTCTCAGGAAGCGGTTGTGGCCACTACCTCAGCCCCGTCAGTAGGTGTGAAGGGGCTGCTGTTGGCTATCGTCTGCGTGGCCGTGTTCGGCGAGCTGGGCTACACCACCGTGAATGTGTCGGCCATGCCGGTCTATATTCATGACCTTGGACTTGGCGATCATCTGGTGGGCATCGCCATGCTCTCTTTTCTGGTGACGGAGGGTCTGTTGAAGTCGCCGTTTGGCATTTTAGGCGATCGATTCGGGCGCAAAGTCATGATGATCTCCGGCCCGCTTCTCTCTACGGCCACGGCCGTGCTGACGCCCTATGTGCATCACCCCTTTGCCTTGATCCTGCTGCGCATCTTCGACGGCATCGGAGCGGCGGCCCTATGGCCGTCGGCGTTTAGCCTTATCGGCGACCACGTTCCCGAAAGCAGACGCACCGCCGCGATGAGCTACTTCAACATCGCTTATCTTATTGGTGTTGCAGCAGGGCCGTTTCTCGGAGGGGCGATAGACGATCTTGCTCGGCACCGCCTCCATCTTCATGGGGCGTCGCCCGTACGCTTCTCTTTCTATTTGGCTTCTGTGCTGTTTCTCATAACCTCGCTGGTTGCCGTGATCGTGCTGCCCAACGACCACCCTGGAGCCTCCCATGCGAAGGCCACCAGCGAGTTCGATTTTAAGGCCTTTCGCGCCATGATGCGCCGTATGCCCATGATACTGCTTATGACCTTCATCACTTTTCTCGGTATTGGGCTGATCATGGCCTATGTAAAGCTCTTTCTGATGGAGGCGCTGGGGCTTACAGAAACGGACTTCGGGCGCATGTTGCTGATTCCAGCACTTCTTATTGCTGTTCTCTCGGCGCCGATGGGGGCCTTGGGCGACCGATTGGGGAAGCCGTTGGCGATCAAGATCGGCATTGGAACCTGCGCCGTCTCTTTCTGGCTCATGGTGCTGTTTTTGCACCGCACCACTTTGCCGATCTACGGCACGCTGCTGGGGCTTGGCTTTGTGCTGGCCTTCCCCGCTTGGATGGCGCTGGTAAGCTCCTTAAGCGATGCCAGCCAACGCGGTGCAGCTATTGGGGCTGTAGGAACCGCGCAGGCTCTAGGCACTATCGTGGGCATAGGAGCCGGCAGTTTTCTCTATAGGCAACCGGGCTTTCGCATGGGGTTTCTGGTGATTCCCGACCATGGATGGCCGTTCTTTGGGTGTGCGGTTATGCTGCTAACGGCTTTTCTCATTGCGCTTTTCACTGTACAGGAGAGACCGAGTACGGCCGCTATCGAGCAGGAGTAG
- a CDS encoding DsbA family oxidoreductase, which produces MPVLSVAHDVVCPWCWVGRHQAKRLKQEFPTLEFNWLGFELLPEGLTYTPPPPDPDADKKPPVPTRLELLLAAEGLTLPQKRKPISNSRLALEGAEFAKEQGRIEPYLDALYHAYWEEDEDIADRDVLREIARRADLDVHAFDRCLDERRYRDRIVEFDEPAHRAGVWNVPTWMFPEKWVAEQPYRVLREMAARFVAEATTPAR; this is translated from the coding sequence ATGCCCGTTCTTTCTGTGGCGCACGATGTCGTCTGCCCTTGGTGCTGGGTAGGTCGTCATCAGGCAAAACGCTTGAAACAAGAGTTTCCAACCCTCGAATTTAATTGGCTCGGGTTCGAGCTTTTACCAGAAGGGTTAACCTACACACCCCCTCCACCCGATCCGGATGCCGACAAAAAACCGCCCGTGCCCACGCGTTTGGAACTTCTCTTAGCAGCGGAAGGGCTTACGCTACCCCAAAAGCGAAAGCCGATCTCCAACTCCCGCCTCGCCTTGGAAGGAGCCGAGTTTGCTAAAGAACAAGGACGAATCGAGCCCTATTTAGATGCCCTCTACCACGCCTATTGGGAAGAAGACGAGGATATAGCAGACAGGGACGTCCTGCGCGAGATCGCCAGGAGAGCCGATCTCGATGTGCACGCATTTGATCGGTGCCTTGACGAGCGCCGATACCGAGATCGAATCGTCGAGTTCGATGAACCGGCCCATCGCGCAGGCGTTTGGAATGTGCCCACGTGGATGTTCCCCGAAAAATGGGTTGCAGAACAGCCCTATCGCGTGCTACGTGAAATGGCGGCACGTTTTGTGGCCGAGGCAACTACTCCTGCTCGATAG